In Juglans microcarpa x Juglans regia isolate MS1-56 chromosome 8D, Jm3101_v1.0, whole genome shotgun sequence, the following are encoded in one genomic region:
- the LOC121243021 gene encoding uncharacterized protein LOC121243021 isoform X2: protein MNARVRTRLQSMRSPLNYEKLDMQGNKVNDAVKATASQRPSSKERKFALKQDIDKLKKKLRHEENIHRALERAFNRPLGALPRLPPYLPAYTLELLAEVAVLEEEVVRLEQQIVHFRQDLYHEAVYISSSKRGAENSADSYAPYPVKNHKLERRKFSALNGCDSSVSTRRHKPSLSDDGRGHEDQSCTNSVKNVKGSSIHKPQTIKTPVKGPLISQRSAEKRLDHQNLQVECRLKDQASLDTRTPDEGPGDDGPNRISENIVECLSSILLRMSLKKNQSSAENLPSILTSSTRESSEETNYWDPYGVCSVYGMRDIGPYKKLCHIEAGSINPNRTANSVFLLRRLKLLLGKLASVNLESLIHQEKLAFWINIYNSCMMNAFLEHGIPESPEMVVALMQKATINVGGHLLNAITIEHFILRLPYRSKYTFVKGAKNDEKTRRSIFGLEFSEPLVTFALCCGSWSSPAVRVYTASQVEKELEVAKREYLQAAVGISTTKFAIPKLLDWYLLDFAKDLESLLDWICLQLPSELAKEAIGCVERGKKETLSQFVQIIPYEFSFRYLLYSQ from the exons ATGAATGCCAGAGTCAGAACAAGGCTTCAGTCCATGAGATCTCCTCTCAATTATGAAAAA ctgGATATGCAGGGGAACAAGGTAAACGATGCTGTAAAAGCAACCGCGAGTCAACGACCCTCCAgcaaagagagaaaatttgCTTTGAAGCAAGAC ATTGATAAACTCAAGAAAAAGCTCAGACACGAAGAGAACATTCACAGAGCTTTGGAGAGGGCTTTCAATAGACCTTTGGGAGCTCTACCTCGTCTTCCCCCCTATCTCCCTGCTTAT ACATTGGAGCTTCTTGCCGAGGTGGCTGTTCTGGAAGAGGAAGTGGTTCGGCTCGAACAGCAAATTGTGCATTTTAGACAGGATCTGTATCATGAAGCTGTCTATATATCATCCTCCAAAAGGGGCGCAGAAAATTCAGCTGATTCATATGCCCCATACCCGGTTAAGAATCACAAACTAGAGCGACGCAAATTTTCAGCTCTAAATGGGTGTGATTCATCAGTGTCCACAAGGAGGCATAAACCTTCTCTTTCTG ATGATGGTCGGGGACACGAGGATCAATCATGTACAAATTCAGTAAAGAATGTAAAGGGATCCTCGATCCATAAACcccaaacaataaaaactcCAGTTAAGGGACCTCTCATAAGCCAAAGATCAGCAGAGAAGCGTTTAGATCATCAGAATTTACAG GTAGAATGCAGATTGAAAGACCAAGCAAGTCTAGACACAAGAACCCCTGATGAAGGGCCAGGAGATGATGGCCCAAACAGAATTTCTGAAAATATAGTGGAATGCTTATCTAGCATTCTCCTAAGAATGAGTTTGAAGAAGAATCAAAGTAGTGCTGAAAATTTACCCTCCATATTGACCTCTTCAACTCGAGAAAGCAGTGAAGAAACAAATTATTGGGATCCTTATGGTGTTTGTTCAGTATATGGAATGAGAGATATTGGTCCATATAAGAAATTATGTCACATTGAAGCTGGCTCAATCAATCCAAACCGAACAGCAAATTCTGTGTTTCTACTTCGTAGATTAAA ACTCCTCCTGGGGAAACTTGCCTCTGTCAACTTAGAAAGCCTCATCCATCAGGAGAAGCTAGCATTCTGGATAAACATTTACAATTCCTGCAtgatgaat GCATTCCTAGAACACGGAATACCAGAGAGCCCTGAGATGGTTGTTGCTTTGATGCAGAAG GCAACAATAAATGTTGGGGGACACTTGCTAAATGCAATAACTATAGAACATTTCATCTTGAGATTGCCTTACCGCTCAAAATAT ACATTTGTAAAGGGTGCGAAAAACGATGAGAAGACTAGGAGAAGCATATTTGGATTGGAGTTTTCTGAACCCTTGGTGACATTTGCCCTATGCTGTGGAAGCTGGTCCTCCCCTGCT GTGAGGGTGTACACAGCATCTCAGGTTGAGAAAGAACTGGAAGTGGCTAAAAGGGAGTACTTACAGGCTGCAGTTGGAATTTCAACTACCAAGTTTGCTATCCCAAAGCTTTTGGATTGGTATTTGCTCGACTTTGCAAAGGATTTGGAATCGTTGCTTGATTGGATCTGTCTTCAGTTACCAAGTGAACTTGCCAAAGAAGCAATTGGGTGTGTTGAGAGAGGCAAAAAGGAAACTCTTTCACAGTTTGTCCAAATTATTCCATACGAGTTTAGTTTTAGGTACCTTTTATACTCTCAATAA
- the LOC121243021 gene encoding uncharacterized protein LOC121243021 isoform X1 produces the protein MNSVIIHTWGKLFPPQNRASVSVTTLLAPRNFAKAEIFDGNPRRVFLEVIQVCLFQSYMNWILNPLPSKHFPEKIDHSLCLGVSYLSTTSAGYAGEQGKRCCKSNRESTTLQQREKICFEARLDFQIDKLKKKLRHEENIHRALERAFNRPLGALPRLPPYLPAYTLELLAEVAVLEEEVVRLEQQIVHFRQDLYHEAVYISSSKRGAENSADSYAPYPVKNHKLERRKFSALNGCDSSVSTRRHKPSLSDDGRGHEDQSCTNSVKNVKGSSIHKPQTIKTPVKGPLISQRSAEKRLDHQNLQVECRLKDQASLDTRTPDEGPGDDGPNRISENIVECLSSILLRMSLKKNQSSAENLPSILTSSTRESSEETNYWDPYGVCSVYGMRDIGPYKKLCHIEAGSINPNRTANSVFLLRRLKLLLGKLASVNLESLIHQEKLAFWINIYNSCMMNAFLEHGIPESPEMVVALMQKATINVGGHLLNAITIEHFILRLPYRSKYTFVKGAKNDEKTRRSIFGLEFSEPLVTFALCCGSWSSPAVRVYTASQVEKELEVAKREYLQAAVGISTTKFAIPKLLDWYLLDFAKDLESLLDWICLQLPSELAKEAIGCVERGKKETLSQFVQIIPYEFSFRYLLYSQ, from the exons ATGAACTCTGTAATTATTCACACATGGGGGAAACTGTTTCCCCCTCAAAATAGGGCTTCAGTTTCAGTAACGACGCTCCTAGCTCCCAGAAATTTCGCAAAAGCAGAAATCTTTGATGGGAATCCGAGAAGGGTGTTCTTGGAAGTAATTCAAGTTTGTCTTTTTCAAAGTTATATGAATTGGATTTTGAATCCTCTTCCCTCAAAACACTTTCCCGAGAAAATAGATCATTCCCTTTGTTTGGGTGTCTCCTATTTATCCACCACGAGCG ctgGATATGCAGGGGAACAAGGTAAACGATGCTGTAAAAGCAACCGCGAGTCAACGACCCTCCAgcaaagagagaaaatttgCTTTGAAGCAAGAC TTGACTTTCAGATTGATAAACTCAAGAAAAAGCTCAGACACGAAGAGAACATTCACAGAGCTTTGGAGAGGGCTTTCAATAGACCTTTGGGAGCTCTACCTCGTCTTCCCCCCTATCTCCCTGCTTAT ACATTGGAGCTTCTTGCCGAGGTGGCTGTTCTGGAAGAGGAAGTGGTTCGGCTCGAACAGCAAATTGTGCATTTTAGACAGGATCTGTATCATGAAGCTGTCTATATATCATCCTCCAAAAGGGGCGCAGAAAATTCAGCTGATTCATATGCCCCATACCCGGTTAAGAATCACAAACTAGAGCGACGCAAATTTTCAGCTCTAAATGGGTGTGATTCATCAGTGTCCACAAGGAGGCATAAACCTTCTCTTTCTG ATGATGGTCGGGGACACGAGGATCAATCATGTACAAATTCAGTAAAGAATGTAAAGGGATCCTCGATCCATAAACcccaaacaataaaaactcCAGTTAAGGGACCTCTCATAAGCCAAAGATCAGCAGAGAAGCGTTTAGATCATCAGAATTTACAG GTAGAATGCAGATTGAAAGACCAAGCAAGTCTAGACACAAGAACCCCTGATGAAGGGCCAGGAGATGATGGCCCAAACAGAATTTCTGAAAATATAGTGGAATGCTTATCTAGCATTCTCCTAAGAATGAGTTTGAAGAAGAATCAAAGTAGTGCTGAAAATTTACCCTCCATATTGACCTCTTCAACTCGAGAAAGCAGTGAAGAAACAAATTATTGGGATCCTTATGGTGTTTGTTCAGTATATGGAATGAGAGATATTGGTCCATATAAGAAATTATGTCACATTGAAGCTGGCTCAATCAATCCAAACCGAACAGCAAATTCTGTGTTTCTACTTCGTAGATTAAA ACTCCTCCTGGGGAAACTTGCCTCTGTCAACTTAGAAAGCCTCATCCATCAGGAGAAGCTAGCATTCTGGATAAACATTTACAATTCCTGCAtgatgaat GCATTCCTAGAACACGGAATACCAGAGAGCCCTGAGATGGTTGTTGCTTTGATGCAGAAG GCAACAATAAATGTTGGGGGACACTTGCTAAATGCAATAACTATAGAACATTTCATCTTGAGATTGCCTTACCGCTCAAAATAT ACATTTGTAAAGGGTGCGAAAAACGATGAGAAGACTAGGAGAAGCATATTTGGATTGGAGTTTTCTGAACCCTTGGTGACATTTGCCCTATGCTGTGGAAGCTGGTCCTCCCCTGCT GTGAGGGTGTACACAGCATCTCAGGTTGAGAAAGAACTGGAAGTGGCTAAAAGGGAGTACTTACAGGCTGCAGTTGGAATTTCAACTACCAAGTTTGCTATCCCAAAGCTTTTGGATTGGTATTTGCTCGACTTTGCAAAGGATTTGGAATCGTTGCTTGATTGGATCTGTCTTCAGTTACCAAGTGAACTTGCCAAAGAAGCAATTGGGTGTGTTGAGAGAGGCAAAAAGGAAACTCTTTCACAGTTTGTCCAAATTATTCCATACGAGTTTAGTTTTAGGTACCTTTTATACTCTCAATAA
- the LOC121243021 gene encoding uncharacterized protein LOC121243021 isoform X3 — MQGNKVNDAVKATASQRPSSKERKFALKQDIDKLKKKLRHEENIHRALERAFNRPLGALPRLPPYLPAYTLELLAEVAVLEEEVVRLEQQIVHFRQDLYHEAVYISSSKRGAENSADSYAPYPVKNHKLERRKFSALNGCDSSVSTRRHKPSLSDDGRGHEDQSCTNSVKNVKGSSIHKPQTIKTPVKGPLISQRSAEKRLDHQNLQVECRLKDQASLDTRTPDEGPGDDGPNRISENIVECLSSILLRMSLKKNQSSAENLPSILTSSTRESSEETNYWDPYGVCSVYGMRDIGPYKKLCHIEAGSINPNRTANSVFLLRRLKLLLGKLASVNLESLIHQEKLAFWINIYNSCMMNAFLEHGIPESPEMVVALMQKATINVGGHLLNAITIEHFILRLPYRSKYTFVKGAKNDEKTRRSIFGLEFSEPLVTFALCCGSWSSPAVRVYTASQVEKELEVAKREYLQAAVGISTTKFAIPKLLDWYLLDFAKDLESLLDWICLQLPSELAKEAIGCVERGKKETLSQFVQIIPYEFSFRYLLYSQ; from the exons ATGCAGGGGAACAAGGTAAACGATGCTGTAAAAGCAACCGCGAGTCAACGACCCTCCAgcaaagagagaaaatttgCTTTGAAGCAAGAC ATTGATAAACTCAAGAAAAAGCTCAGACACGAAGAGAACATTCACAGAGCTTTGGAGAGGGCTTTCAATAGACCTTTGGGAGCTCTACCTCGTCTTCCCCCCTATCTCCCTGCTTAT ACATTGGAGCTTCTTGCCGAGGTGGCTGTTCTGGAAGAGGAAGTGGTTCGGCTCGAACAGCAAATTGTGCATTTTAGACAGGATCTGTATCATGAAGCTGTCTATATATCATCCTCCAAAAGGGGCGCAGAAAATTCAGCTGATTCATATGCCCCATACCCGGTTAAGAATCACAAACTAGAGCGACGCAAATTTTCAGCTCTAAATGGGTGTGATTCATCAGTGTCCACAAGGAGGCATAAACCTTCTCTTTCTG ATGATGGTCGGGGACACGAGGATCAATCATGTACAAATTCAGTAAAGAATGTAAAGGGATCCTCGATCCATAAACcccaaacaataaaaactcCAGTTAAGGGACCTCTCATAAGCCAAAGATCAGCAGAGAAGCGTTTAGATCATCAGAATTTACAG GTAGAATGCAGATTGAAAGACCAAGCAAGTCTAGACACAAGAACCCCTGATGAAGGGCCAGGAGATGATGGCCCAAACAGAATTTCTGAAAATATAGTGGAATGCTTATCTAGCATTCTCCTAAGAATGAGTTTGAAGAAGAATCAAAGTAGTGCTGAAAATTTACCCTCCATATTGACCTCTTCAACTCGAGAAAGCAGTGAAGAAACAAATTATTGGGATCCTTATGGTGTTTGTTCAGTATATGGAATGAGAGATATTGGTCCATATAAGAAATTATGTCACATTGAAGCTGGCTCAATCAATCCAAACCGAACAGCAAATTCTGTGTTTCTACTTCGTAGATTAAA ACTCCTCCTGGGGAAACTTGCCTCTGTCAACTTAGAAAGCCTCATCCATCAGGAGAAGCTAGCATTCTGGATAAACATTTACAATTCCTGCAtgatgaat GCATTCCTAGAACACGGAATACCAGAGAGCCCTGAGATGGTTGTTGCTTTGATGCAGAAG GCAACAATAAATGTTGGGGGACACTTGCTAAATGCAATAACTATAGAACATTTCATCTTGAGATTGCCTTACCGCTCAAAATAT ACATTTGTAAAGGGTGCGAAAAACGATGAGAAGACTAGGAGAAGCATATTTGGATTGGAGTTTTCTGAACCCTTGGTGACATTTGCCCTATGCTGTGGAAGCTGGTCCTCCCCTGCT GTGAGGGTGTACACAGCATCTCAGGTTGAGAAAGAACTGGAAGTGGCTAAAAGGGAGTACTTACAGGCTGCAGTTGGAATTTCAACTACCAAGTTTGCTATCCCAAAGCTTTTGGATTGGTATTTGCTCGACTTTGCAAAGGATTTGGAATCGTTGCTTGATTGGATCTGTCTTCAGTTACCAAGTGAACTTGCCAAAGAAGCAATTGGGTGTGTTGAGAGAGGCAAAAAGGAAACTCTTTCACAGTTTGTCCAAATTATTCCATACGAGTTTAGTTTTAGGTACCTTTTATACTCTCAATAA